Proteins encoded by one window of Dietzia sp. B32:
- a CDS encoding peptide MFS transporter — MTTRNAEVALADSDRRFFGHPLGLANLSGIELWERFSFYGMQGLLAYYIYYAVGDGGLGYSEQIATSIVGAYGGLVYASAILGGWVSDRLFGAERTLFGAAVMIMLGHLSLALVPGPFGLGVGLIFVGVGAGTLKATTSTVVGDMYRRTDDRRDAAFSIYYMAVNIGGLTGPLVTGALWDTRGFHWGFGAAAAGMFVGLVQYVLMRGSTLRGIGATAPDPLPRPQRVRYLVIGLVVVAAVAVAFGTGLVPLEWLANIVTAVAAIGAVALFALLIGSAKTLPDERRRVISFIPMFVASVAFWALFQQQFTVIAIYSDQRLDRNLGGWEMPASWVQSINPLFIIIFAAVFAAMWVKLGDRQPSSPMKFALANLIMGVAYLVFLFFVGSAATPLLGIVGILFLFTMAELLLSPVGQSLATKLAPEAFKTQMVALFFLTVSIGSALSGVLAGYYDPTDAGAERSYFLILGIASIVVAAVVAALAPWIRKNMMGVR; from the coding sequence ATGACAACTCGGAATGCCGAGGTGGCTCTCGCCGATTCGGACCGCAGGTTCTTCGGCCACCCACTCGGATTGGCGAACCTGTCGGGGATCGAACTGTGGGAGCGGTTCAGTTTCTACGGCATGCAGGGCCTGTTGGCCTACTACATCTACTACGCGGTCGGTGACGGCGGACTCGGCTACTCCGAGCAGATCGCCACCTCGATCGTCGGCGCGTACGGCGGTCTGGTCTACGCGTCCGCCATCCTGGGCGGGTGGGTTTCCGACCGCCTCTTCGGTGCCGAACGCACGCTGTTCGGGGCGGCCGTGATGATCATGCTCGGTCACCTGTCGCTGGCGCTCGTCCCGGGTCCGTTCGGCCTGGGCGTCGGCCTGATCTTCGTCGGCGTGGGCGCCGGCACCCTCAAGGCCACCACCTCCACGGTGGTCGGCGACATGTACCGCCGGACCGACGACCGGCGGGACGCCGCGTTCTCGATCTACTACATGGCGGTCAACATCGGCGGTCTGACCGGCCCGTTGGTCACCGGGGCCCTGTGGGACACCCGGGGCTTCCACTGGGGCTTCGGTGCCGCGGCCGCGGGCATGTTCGTCGGACTCGTCCAGTACGTCCTCATGCGCGGTTCCACCCTCCGGGGCATCGGTGCGACCGCCCCCGACCCGCTGCCGCGCCCGCAGCGCGTGCGTTACCTGGTGATCGGCCTCGTCGTCGTCGCGGCCGTCGCAGTGGCGTTCGGCACCGGGTTGGTCCCGTTGGAGTGGCTGGCCAACATCGTCACCGCCGTCGCAGCGATCGGCGCGGTGGCACTGTTCGCGCTGCTCATCGGCAGCGCCAAGACGCTGCCCGACGAGCGTCGTCGGGTGATCTCCTTCATCCCGATGTTCGTGGCGTCGGTGGCGTTCTGGGCACTGTTCCAGCAGCAGTTCACGGTGATCGCGATCTATTCGGACCAGCGGCTGGACCGCAATCTGGGCGGGTGGGAGATGCCGGCGAGCTGGGTGCAGTCCATCAACCCGCTGTTCATCATCATCTTCGCGGCCGTGTTCGCGGCGATGTGGGTCAAGCTCGGTGACCGTCAGCCGTCCAGCCCGATGAAGTTCGCGCTGGCGAACCTCATCATGGGCGTGGCCTACCTGGTCTTCCTGTTCTTCGTGGGCAGTGCCGCGACCCCGTTGCTGGGCATCGTCGGCATCCTGTTCCTGTTCACGATGGCCGAGCTGCTTCTGTCGCCGGTCGGTCAGTCCCTGGCCACCAAGCTGGCGCCCGAGGCGTTCAAGACGCAGATGGTCGCGCTGTTCTTCCTCACCGTCTCGATCGGCAGCGCGCTGTCCGGCGTGCTCGCCGGGTACTACGACCCCACCGACGCCGGAGCCGAGCGCTCCTACTTCCTCATCCTGGGCATCGCCTCGATCGTGGTGGCGGCCGTGGTGGCCGCACTCGCGCCATGGATCAGGAAGAACATGATGGGCGTTCGCTGA
- a CDS encoding hemolysin family protein: protein MSIALSLLVGVIVVLAITALTGYFVAQEFAFMAVDRSRMGAAAEKGDPVADRVLGVTKRTSFMLSGAQLGITVTTLIVGYVAEPLIGRALGELLGLASVPQAIGVGVGTVLALLFSTIVQMLFGELVPKNLAIAKPEPVARWLARSTTVYLALFGWLIGLFDKASEALLRAVGIEPVHDKEHSATARDLEHIVHESSETGELSPELSRLLDRMLDFPGQPAEHAMIPRSRTDVVRGEDSVPDVLSKMATGHTRYPVVGEDSDDVIGIVDLHDLLVMCDDDRDTSLTLVSEVMRAPIVVPTSLPLPEVAARLSEQKAEMAVVVDEYGGFAGVVTMEDMAEEIVGEIADEHDPQAAADVPISEGLGWVLGGDTHLDEVERLLDITLPEVDAETLGGLVVETLGDLPDVGDRVDIPLPDTDILEEVSADRILRTEVRRVERRVPAELHIVVEEATR, encoded by the coding sequence ATGAGCATCGCGCTCTCACTCCTGGTCGGCGTCATCGTCGTCCTGGCCATCACCGCGCTCACGGGTTATTTCGTGGCGCAGGAATTCGCCTTCATGGCCGTTGATCGTTCGCGGATGGGGGCTGCTGCGGAGAAGGGCGACCCCGTCGCCGACCGCGTCCTCGGGGTCACCAAACGGACCTCGTTCATGTTGTCCGGCGCGCAGCTGGGCATCACCGTCACCACCCTGATCGTCGGTTACGTCGCCGAGCCGCTCATCGGACGGGCACTGGGCGAGCTGCTCGGCCTGGCCTCGGTGCCCCAGGCCATCGGCGTGGGCGTCGGCACGGTCCTGGCCCTGCTGTTCTCGACCATTGTTCAGATGCTCTTCGGCGAGCTCGTGCCCAAGAACCTGGCGATCGCCAAGCCGGAGCCCGTCGCCCGCTGGCTGGCACGATCGACCACGGTCTACCTGGCCCTGTTCGGCTGGCTCATCGGCCTGTTCGACAAGGCGTCCGAGGCCCTGCTCCGGGCCGTCGGCATCGAACCGGTGCACGACAAGGAACACTCCGCCACCGCCCGCGACCTCGAGCACATCGTCCACGAGTCCAGCGAGACCGGCGAGCTCTCCCCCGAGCTCAGCCGCCTGTTGGACCGCATGCTCGACTTCCCCGGGCAGCCGGCCGAGCACGCGATGATCCCGCGCTCCCGTACCGACGTGGTGCGCGGCGAGGACTCCGTCCCGGACGTGCTGTCGAAGATGGCCACCGGCCACACCCGCTACCCCGTGGTCGGCGAGGACTCCGATGACGTCATCGGGATCGTCGACCTGCACGACCTGCTGGTGATGTGCGACGACGATCGCGACACCTCCCTGACCCTGGTGTCGGAGGTCATGCGGGCCCCGATCGTCGTGCCCACGTCCCTGCCGCTGCCCGAGGTGGCCGCCCGGCTGAGCGAACAGAAGGCCGAGATGGCCGTGGTCGTCGACGAGTACGGCGGGTTCGCCGGGGTCGTGACCATGGAGGACATGGCCGAGGAGATCGTCGGGGAGATCGCCGACGAGCACGACCCGCAGGCCGCCGCCGACGTCCCGATCAGCGAGGGGCTGGGCTGGGTGCTGGGCGGCGACACCCACCTGGACGAGGTCGAGCGCCTGCTCGACATCACGCTCCCCGAGGTCGACGCCGAGACCCTCGGCGGATTGGTCGTCGAGACGCTCGGTGACCTGCCGGACGTCGGCGACCGGGTCGACATCCCGCTGCCGGACACCGACATCCTGGAGGAGGTCTCGGCCGACCGCATCCTGCGGACCGAGGTCCGCCGTGTCGAGCGCCGCGTCCCCGCCGAGCTGCACATCGTGGTCGAGGAGGCCACTCGATGA
- a CDS encoding hemolysin family protein, which produces MTPTTTLLAAEAQSGLMSNPWVVLAATVLLIAASAFFVAVEFSLISARRHRLEDAAATSRAARAALRNASELTLLLAGAQLGITLCALALGSITKPALHHWLTPVFSGWGLPLWTADVIAFILALIIVTFLHLVVGEMAPKSWSITHPEYSATLLALPMRAFLWITRPLLVALNAMANSILHRLGVESRDEVSAGQDADSLRELVRHSGEAGTLDDTHQRQLLSALELQELTVGDLLGERGVDTPARPEEMSSVGVDATPEEIRDTARRTGHLRLLVLENETAVGVVHARDAIDVEGPATARELMRSSLSLEHDLTVAEAFRRMRDARAHLVVVEQSGGHPGTHVSEVRGVLTLDDVVRRLLPVASG; this is translated from the coding sequence ATGACCCCCACCACGACCCTGCTCGCCGCCGAGGCCCAGTCAGGACTCATGAGCAATCCCTGGGTGGTCCTGGCCGCGACCGTCCTGCTCATCGCCGCGTCCGCGTTCTTCGTGGCCGTCGAGTTCTCCCTCATCTCCGCGCGGCGCCACCGCCTGGAGGACGCCGCCGCCACCAGCAGGGCCGCCAGGGCGGCCCTGCGCAACGCCTCCGAACTCACCCTCCTGCTGGCAGGAGCGCAGCTGGGCATCACGCTCTGCGCGCTGGCGCTGGGTTCGATCACCAAGCCGGCCCTGCACCACTGGCTCACCCCGGTCTTCTCCGGCTGGGGCCTGCCGCTGTGGACCGCCGACGTCATCGCGTTCATCCTCGCGCTGATCATCGTGACGTTCCTGCACCTCGTGGTGGGCGAGATGGCCCCGAAGTCGTGGTCGATCACGCATCCCGAGTACTCGGCCACCCTGTTGGCGCTGCCGATGCGGGCGTTCCTGTGGATCACCCGGCCGCTGCTGGTCGCCCTCAACGCCATGGCCAACTCCATCCTGCACCGGCTGGGGGTGGAGTCGCGGGACGAGGTCTCCGCAGGTCAGGACGCCGACTCGTTGCGCGAGCTCGTCCGACACTCCGGCGAGGCGGGGACCCTCGACGACACCCATCAGCGCCAGCTGCTCAGCGCTCTCGAGCTCCAGGAACTCACCGTGGGCGACCTGCTCGGGGAGCGCGGGGTCGACACGCCCGCCAGGCCGGAGGAGATGTCCTCGGTCGGCGTGGACGCCACCCCGGAGGAGATCCGCGACACCGCCCGCCGCACGGGCCACCTGCGGCTGCTGGTCCTCGAGAACGAGACCGCGGTCGGCGTGGTCCACGCGCGGGATGCCATCGACGTGGAGGGGCCGGCCACCGCCCGGGAACTCATGCGGTCGAGCCTGTCGCTCGAGCACGATCTGACGGTCGCCGAAGCGTTCCGCCGGATGCGCGATGCACGGGCCCACCTCGTCGTCGTCGAACAATCCGGCGGGCACCCGGGGACCCACGTCTCCGAGGTCCGCGGCGTCCTCACCCTGGACGACGTCGTCCGGCGCCTCCTGCCCGTCGCCTCGGGGTAG
- a CDS encoding DUF4112 domain-containing protein, whose protein sequence is MKPDRPGPAPVPAGRTGASPITTGLARVLDDLVRIPGTRHRVGLDPVIGLVPVVGDAVGTVFAAAVFAEAVRNRVPVRILFRMGWNYLVDAALGLIPFVGDVADAAHKATSKNLRLVDRTIADGKRVDADARGYLLRAVGAVGLMLLMLLGMAGLALWGLIRLIGVI, encoded by the coding sequence GTGAAACCCGACCGCCCCGGGCCCGCCCCGGTACCCGCCGGACGCACGGGAGCGTCGCCGATCACCACCGGGCTCGCGCGCGTGCTCGACGACCTCGTCCGCATCCCCGGCACCCGCCACCGCGTGGGTCTGGACCCGGTGATCGGGCTGGTCCCGGTGGTCGGCGACGCGGTGGGCACGGTGTTCGCGGCGGCCGTGTTCGCCGAGGCGGTGCGCAACAGGGTGCCCGTGCGGATCCTCTTCCGGATGGGCTGGAACTACCTGGTCGACGCGGCGCTCGGGCTGATCCCCTTCGTCGGGGACGTGGCCGACGCCGCCCACAAGGCCACGTCCAAGAACCTGCGGCTGGTCGACCGCACCATCGCCGACGGCAAGCGCGTCGACGCCGACGCCCGCGGTTACCTGCTGCGGGCGGTCGGCGCCGTCGGACTCATGCTCCTCATGCTGCTCGGAATGGCCGGCCTGGCGCTGTGGGGCCTGATCCGGCTCATCGGAGTGATCTGA
- a CDS encoding penicillin-binding transpeptidase domain-containing protein: MAAALAVVVVGSGCAALTGDTGADEVDQFLAALTRGDVAGAAALTTDPAAAEETIIASVEGMGLPGISAATTGDDGRPDRDPVTVEITWDMGTAGGDRDEPADAGTRSVTTRGEVRTTEVGDQWKVQWAPTVLDTRLAEGGRLTFAEELDWDTDILDRTGEPLMQWTPVTAVTLAPDAVGSADAVAALVSGAAPTITGQTIRDGMAEAGDQPYQVVALRPADADPIRDQLAAVPGVSLPEQGQLIRTDRDLDSPALDGLPNAWTEALQAEGGWSAQIVNPGAEPIELGGAPAGDVDDLVSTVQISMQREAQRAVDGSGLAASIVAIQPSTGGVLAVAQNSAADRQGPVSLEGRFPPGSTFKVVTTAAALSAGVVGPDEIVPCPASVTVSGRTIPNDDDFELGPVPMETAFARSCNTTQAVISDRLEPGAMKDTAARLGLGVGFFTPGLSTYTGEVPVTEQGPGRVEASIGQGEVLASPFGMAVMTASLANGGRMILPQLIDGMPAVADDSPEPLDPAVVDTLRRYMVQTVQSGTATAARSVPGLGGKTGTAEVGSGPSHGWFVGFTGDIAVAVLIEGADSSGPAVEMAADFLGGVGQPAPLAAR, translated from the coding sequence GTGGCGGCGGCCCTCGCCGTCGTCGTGGTGGGGTCGGGGTGCGCCGCCCTCACCGGTGACACCGGTGCCGACGAGGTGGACCAGTTCCTGGCCGCACTCACCCGCGGCGACGTGGCGGGCGCGGCCGCGCTGACCACCGACCCGGCCGCCGCGGAGGAGACCATCATCGCGAGCGTCGAGGGGATGGGGCTGCCCGGGATCTCCGCGGCCACCACCGGCGACGACGGGCGTCCCGACCGCGACCCGGTGACGGTGGAGATCACGTGGGACATGGGCACCGCCGGCGGCGACCGGGACGAGCCGGCCGACGCCGGGACCCGCAGCGTGACCACCCGCGGCGAGGTGCGGACGACCGAGGTGGGCGACCAGTGGAAGGTGCAGTGGGCGCCGACGGTGCTCGACACCCGGCTGGCGGAGGGGGGCCGGCTCACGTTCGCCGAGGAACTCGACTGGGACACCGACATCCTCGACCGGACCGGCGAGCCGCTCATGCAGTGGACGCCCGTCACGGCGGTGACGCTCGCACCGGACGCGGTCGGCTCGGCGGATGCTGTCGCCGCACTGGTGAGCGGGGCCGCACCGACGATCACCGGGCAGACGATCCGAGACGGGATGGCCGAGGCCGGCGACCAGCCGTACCAGGTCGTGGCGCTGCGCCCGGCGGACGCCGACCCGATCCGCGACCAGCTCGCCGCGGTACCCGGTGTGAGCCTGCCCGAGCAGGGCCAGCTCATCCGCACCGACCGCGACCTGGACTCCCCCGCTCTCGACGGCCTGCCGAACGCCTGGACCGAGGCGCTGCAGGCGGAGGGTGGCTGGTCGGCGCAGATCGTCAACCCCGGCGCCGAGCCGATCGAGCTCGGCGGCGCCCCGGCCGGGGACGTCGACGACCTGGTCTCGACGGTCCAGATCTCGATGCAACGCGAGGCGCAGCGGGCCGTCGACGGCAGCGGGTTGGCCGCGTCGATCGTGGCGATCCAACCCTCGACCGGCGGCGTACTGGCGGTGGCCCAGAACTCCGCCGCCGACCGGCAGGGACCGGTGTCCCTCGAGGGCCGCTTCCCGCCGGGGTCCACGTTCAAGGTGGTCACCACCGCCGCCGCGCTCTCCGCCGGGGTCGTGGGCCCCGACGAGATCGTGCCGTGCCCGGCGTCGGTCACCGTCTCGGGCCGGACGATCCCCAACGACGACGACTTCGAGCTGGGCCCCGTCCCCATGGAGACGGCCTTCGCCCGCTCGTGCAACACCACCCAGGCCGTCATCAGCGACCGCCTGGAACCCGGGGCGATGAAGGACACCGCCGCCAGGCTGGGCCTCGGCGTCGGGTTCTTCACCCCGGGACTGAGCACCTACACCGGTGAGGTGCCCGTCACCGAGCAGGGCCCGGGTCGAGTCGAGGCGTCGATCGGGCAGGGCGAGGTACTGGCCAGCCCGTTCGGCATGGCGGTGATGACGGCCTCGCTCGCGAACGGAGGCCGGATGATCCTGCCGCAGCTCATCGACGGGATGCCCGCGGTCGCCGACGACTCCCCCGAGCCGCTCGACCCGGCCGTGGTCGACACCCTGCGCCGCTACATGGTGCAGACCGTGCAGTCGGGCACCGCGACGGCCGCGAGGTCCGTGCCCGGACTCGGCGGCAAGACCGGCACCGCCGAGGTGGGCAGCGGGCCATCGCACGGCTGGTTCGTGGGCTTCACAGGGGACATCGCGGTGGCGGTTCTCATCGAGGGCGCCGACTCCTCCGGCCCGGCGGTGGAGATGGCCGCCGACTTCCTCGGGGGTGTCGGACAACCGGCACCGCTGGCGGCTCGGTAG
- a CDS encoding SDR family NAD(P)-dependent oxidoreductase, translated as MRLPKVTLPDLPLSALPLPGLDRLPFASSSPSPADTHRRVLVTGGASGLGLALATAFLERGDRVIVADLAPTDDRPDSVPADAHYLRLDVRSEDEWQAARAEVEKIWGGLDVLVNNAGIAQGGRIEMLTEDDWRQIVDINLLGVARGCRTFVPMFKTQGSGHLVNTASLAGLVHPPTMSSYTAVKAAVVAISESLRWELEPFGVDVSVLCPSFFRTNLASSLNASDPAASGFASKLIDRSERGADEIAAEVMTGLDAKQFLILPDPDARKSYRAKRFLPAAYAKTMLGMGQKFARATGGTGATGA; from the coding sequence ATGCGCCTGCCCAAGGTCACCCTGCCCGATCTCCCCCTGTCGGCCCTGCCGCTGCCCGGCCTGGACCGGCTGCCGTTCGCGTCGTCGTCGCCGTCCCCCGCCGACACCCACCGACGCGTCCTGGTCACCGGAGGCGCCTCCGGCCTCGGCCTGGCCCTGGCGACGGCGTTCCTCGAGCGCGGTGACCGGGTGATCGTCGCCGACCTCGCCCCCACCGACGACCGCCCCGACTCCGTGCCCGCCGACGCCCACTACCTGCGGCTCGACGTGCGCTCGGAGGACGAGTGGCAGGCCGCCCGCGCCGAGGTCGAGAAGATCTGGGGCGGCCTGGACGTGCTGGTCAACAACGCCGGCATCGCCCAGGGCGGCCGCATCGAGATGCTCACCGAGGACGACTGGCGGCAGATCGTCGACATCAACCTGCTCGGCGTCGCCCGAGGATGCCGCACCTTCGTCCCGATGTTCAAGACGCAGGGCAGCGGGCACCTGGTGAACACCGCCTCGCTCGCCGGTCTCGTCCACCCGCCCACCATGTCCTCCTACACGGCGGTCAAGGCGGCGGTCGTGGCGATCTCCGAGAGCCTGCGGTGGGAACTCGAGCCGTTCGGCGTGGACGTGTCGGTGCTGTGCCCGTCCTTCTTCCGCACCAACCTCGCCTCGAGCCTCAACGCCTCCGACCCCGCCGCCAGCGGGTTCGCGAGCAAGCTCATCGATCGTTCCGAGCGGGGCGCCGACGAGATCGCCGCCGAGGTGATGACGGGCCTGGACGCCAAGCAGTTCCTCATCCTCCCCGACCCCGACGCCCGGAAGTCCTACCGCGCCAAGCGGTTCCTGCCCGCCGCCTACGCCAAGACCATGCTCGGGATGGGCCAGAAGTTCGCCCGCGCCACCGGCGGGACGGGCGCGACGGGCGCGTGA
- a CDS encoding acyl-CoA dehydrogenase translates to MTPSHLLSRADLDFLLHDWLRVAELCDRERYAEHSRETIDSVVDLSAELAEKYFAPHFRKADLTEPRLVGEEVELIPEIGEALAKFAEADLVGAAMDERVGGMQLPYTAYLACMAWFYAANISTAAYPLLTTGNANLLIEHGSDEQIERYVKPMIEGRFTGTMCLSEPQAGSNLADITTRAEPQPDGTYRLFGQKMWISGGEHQMAENIVHLVLAKVPGSPAGTRGISLFVVPKFLVSDDGTIGERNDIVITGLNHKMGFRGTVNTMPTLGQGMHTPGGRAGAVGYLVGEENTGLKKMFTMMNEARLGVGLGATAIGYTGYLKSLDYARNRPQGRQVGADPSSPQVMLTGHADVRRMLLAQKSYVEGALALGLYCARLVDDEKTGSPEESAAAKMLLDVLTPIAKSWPSQWCLKANELAVQVLGGAGYTIDYDVEQHYRDNRLNPIHEGTHGIQGQDLLGRKVMAGGGAGLAALTGRITQACDRAAAAGGPAADMAAALRPRVTRLIEVTTMLAEVGATDPVAFLADASEYLEAAGHVVIAWIWVEQVMALGARTGDEDDAFASGKLKTAEYFLRRELPIVDAKFDLLAAADRTTLDMRDHWF, encoded by the coding sequence ATGACCCCCTCGCACCTGCTTTCCCGCGCCGACCTCGACTTCCTCCTGCACGACTGGCTCCGCGTGGCCGAACTGTGCGACCGGGAGCGGTACGCGGAGCACTCGCGCGAGACGATCGACTCCGTGGTGGACCTGTCCGCCGAGCTGGCCGAGAAGTACTTCGCGCCCCACTTCCGCAAGGCCGACCTCACCGAGCCCCGGTTGGTCGGCGAGGAGGTGGAACTCATCCCCGAGATCGGCGAGGCGCTGGCGAAGTTCGCCGAGGCCGACCTCGTGGGCGCGGCGATGGACGAGCGGGTCGGCGGGATGCAGCTGCCCTACACCGCCTACCTGGCGTGCATGGCCTGGTTCTACGCCGCGAACATCTCCACCGCGGCCTACCCGCTGCTCACCACCGGCAACGCGAACCTGCTCATCGAACACGGCTCCGACGAGCAGATCGAGCGGTACGTCAAGCCGATGATCGAGGGCCGCTTCACCGGGACGATGTGCCTGTCCGAGCCGCAGGCCGGGTCCAACCTCGCCGACATCACCACCAGGGCCGAGCCGCAGCCCGACGGCACGTACCGACTGTTCGGACAGAAGATGTGGATCTCCGGCGGCGAGCACCAGATGGCCGAGAACATCGTGCACCTGGTCCTGGCGAAGGTCCCCGGGTCCCCCGCGGGCACCCGCGGCATCAGCCTGTTCGTGGTGCCGAAGTTCCTGGTCTCCGACGACGGCACGATCGGCGAGCGCAACGACATCGTCATCACCGGCCTCAACCACAAGATGGGCTTCCGCGGCACGGTCAACACCATGCCCACGCTCGGCCAGGGCATGCACACGCCCGGCGGACGGGCGGGCGCAGTCGGGTACCTCGTCGGCGAGGAGAACACCGGCCTCAAGAAGATGTTCACCATGATGAACGAGGCCCGCCTCGGCGTGGGCCTCGGCGCGACCGCCATCGGCTACACCGGGTACCTCAAGTCGCTGGACTACGCCCGGAACCGGCCCCAGGGCCGGCAGGTCGGGGCGGACCCGTCGTCGCCACAGGTCATGCTCACCGGCCACGCGGACGTGCGCCGCATGCTGCTGGCGCAGAAATCGTACGTGGAGGGCGCCCTCGCCCTGGGGCTGTACTGCGCGCGACTGGTCGACGACGAGAAGACCGGATCCCCGGAGGAGTCGGCGGCCGCGAAGATGCTGCTCGACGTCCTCACCCCGATCGCCAAGTCGTGGCCCTCGCAGTGGTGCCTCAAGGCCAACGAGCTCGCGGTGCAGGTGCTCGGCGGGGCCGGGTACACCATCGACTACGACGTGGAACAGCACTACCGCGACAACCGTCTCAACCCGATCCACGAGGGCACGCACGGCATCCAGGGCCAGGACCTGCTGGGACGCAAGGTCATGGCCGGCGGCGGCGCCGGGCTGGCCGCGCTCACCGGACGCATCACTCAGGCGTGTGACCGGGCCGCCGCGGCGGGCGGGCCCGCCGCGGACATGGCCGCCGCACTACGTCCGCGTGTCACCCGCCTCATCGAGGTCACCACCATGCTCGCGGAGGTGGGCGCCACGGATCCGGTGGCGTTCCTCGCCGACGCGTCCGAATACCTCGAGGCCGCGGGGCACGTGGTGATCGCCTGGATCTGGGTCGAGCAGGTGATGGCACTGGGCGCGCGCACCGGTGACGAGGACGACGCCTTCGCCTCGGGCAAGCTCAAGACCGCGGAGTACTTCCTGCGCCGCGAACTGCCGATCGTGGACGCGAAGTTCGACCTGCTGGCCGCGGCGGACCGGACGACGCTGGACATGCGCGACCACTGGTTCTGA
- a CDS encoding fasciclin domain-containing protein has protein sequence MGITISRRVASIAAAAAVSGLVLAGCSTDDGSDTETTAEGTASSMMSTTASSETSSMAAEPAGMLVGPGCADYAEANPEGPGSVDGMAMEPVATAASNNPLLTTLTAAVSGGVNPDVNLVDTLNNGEYTVFAPVDDAFAQIDDATMEALKTDADLLTGILTYHVVEGQITPDEIAGMQTTLNGADVDVTGSGDELMVNGANVVCGGVETANATVYLIDQVLIPEE, from the coding sequence ATGGGCATCACGATCTCCCGCCGCGTCGCCTCGATCGCCGCAGCCGCCGCGGTCTCCGGACTCGTCCTCGCCGGCTGCTCGACCGATGACGGAAGCGACACCGAGACCACCGCCGAGGGCACCGCCAGCTCCATGATGAGCACCACCGCCTCCTCCGAGACCTCGTCCATGGCGGCCGAGCCGGCCGGCATGCTCGTCGGCCCCGGTTGCGCGGACTACGCCGAGGCCAACCCGGAGGGCCCGGGCTCGGTCGACGGCATGGCAATGGAGCCGGTCGCCACGGCCGCCTCCAACAACCCGCTCCTGACGACCCTCACCGCCGCCGTGTCCGGCGGGGTCAACCCGGACGTCAACCTCGTCGACACCCTCAACAACGGCGAGTACACCGTCTTCGCCCCCGTCGATGACGCGTTCGCGCAGATCGACGACGCGACCATGGAGGCGCTCAAGACCGACGCCGACCTGCTCACCGGCATCCTGACCTACCACGTCGTGGAGGGCCAGATCACGCCCGACGAGATCGCCGGGATGCAGACCACGCTCAACGGTGCTGACGTCGACGTGACCGGTTCCGGGGACGAGCTCATGGTCAACGGTGCCAACGTGGTCTGCGGTGGCGTCGAGACCGCCAACGCCACCGTCTACCTCATCGACCAGGTCCTCATCCCCGAGGAGTGA